In Neorhizobium sp. NCHU2750, a single genomic region encodes these proteins:
- a CDS encoding lipid A biosynthesis lauroyl acyltransferase yields the protein MKMVITRIVLALMHFRQWLVAQATFGLLNVLKILPADPAIRFADRAARFVGPKMWRHKLMLTNLRNAFPEKPQDELERIAVASWGHMGRMAAEYVFLDRLFDFDPEKAEPGRVEVSGIEIFIDLLQNPRPFIVFTGHTGNFELLPVAGKAFGLEVMVLFRPPNNPYIAEKVFSFRAARMGSLVPSHAGSSFALARRLEAGGGVGVLVDQKFRKGLSTSFFGRPVKTNPLLAKLVRQFDAEVYPARCIRLPGNRFRLEIEPRVDIPRDEKGSVDVQGTAQMLNDKVESWVRQYPEQWLWYHDRWNIKKSVER from the coding sequence ATGAAGATGGTCATCACCCGGATCGTTCTGGCCCTGATGCATTTCCGCCAATGGCTCGTGGCGCAGGCGACTTTCGGTCTTCTCAACGTCCTGAAGATCCTGCCGGCCGATCCGGCCATCCGCTTTGCCGATCGCGCGGCCCGTTTCGTCGGGCCGAAGATGTGGCGCCACAAGCTGATGTTGACCAATCTGCGCAACGCCTTCCCGGAAAAGCCTCAGGATGAGCTTGAACGGATCGCTGTCGCCAGCTGGGGACATATGGGCCGCATGGCCGCCGAATATGTCTTCCTCGACCGCCTGTTCGATTTCGATCCGGAAAAGGCCGAACCGGGCAGGGTGGAAGTGTCGGGCATCGAGATCTTCATCGACCTCCTGCAGAACCCGCGTCCCTTCATCGTCTTTACCGGCCACACCGGCAATTTCGAGCTTCTGCCGGTCGCGGGCAAGGCTTTCGGCCTGGAAGTCATGGTTCTCTTCCGGCCGCCGAACAATCCCTATATCGCCGAGAAGGTGTTTTCCTTCCGTGCCGCCCGCATGGGAAGTCTGGTGCCCTCGCATGCGGGCTCATCCTTCGCGCTGGCGAGGCGTCTGGAGGCCGGCGGCGGCGTCGGCGTGCTGGTCGACCAGAAATTCAGGAAGGGCCTGTCCACCTCCTTCTTCGGCCGGCCGGTCAAGACCAATCCGCTGCTGGCCAAGCTGGTCCGCCAGTTCGATGCGGAAGTCTATCCGGCCCGTTGCATAAGGCTGCCCGGAAACCGTTTTCGGCTGGAGATCGAGCCCCGTGTCGATATTCCCCGTGACGAAAAGGGCAGCGTCGATGTTCAGGGCACGGCCCAGATGCTCAACGACAAGGTGGAAAGCTGGGTCAGGCAGTATCCCGAACAATGGCTCTGGTATCATGATCGTTGGAATATCAAGAAGAGCGTGGAGCGCTGA
- the ccoG gene encoding cytochrome c oxidase accessory protein CcoG: MRLYTAESAAPGGAAVERIDVKAVHSPGEGGRPLYEKRRKIFPKRAEGRFRTLKWLIMLVTLGVYYLTPWIRWDRGPFAPDQAVLIDLAGRRFYFFFIEIWPQEFFFVAGLLVMAGFGLFLLTSAVGRAWCGYTCPQTVWVDLFLAVERFVEGDRNARMKLDAAPWTFDKITRRVVKHAVWIAIAVATGGAWIFYFADAPSLAFDFVTGQAAYVAYSTVAVLTATTYVLGGLMREQVCIYMCPWPRIQGAMLDEHSLVVTYNDWRGEPRSRHAKKAAAAGQPVGDCVDCNACVAVCPMGIDIRDGQQMACITCALCIDACDAVMGKTGRERGLIAYATLDEYEANMALATAGGTMPIDPVRVRRPEGGFTDGVRHFDWKILLRPRTLLYMGVWTAVGIGLVAALLGRDRLEINVLHDRNPQFVMESDGSIRNGYTIRLLNMIPEPRTIMLSLDGMPEATMKIIGISDVPGRIFAIEVQPDRATALKVYVTLPPDAAKGETAFRFLAEDRASHESNSYSANFFAPGDNR, encoded by the coding sequence ATGAGACTCTATACCGCCGAAAGTGCTGCACCGGGGGGCGCGGCTGTCGAACGTATCGATGTGAAGGCGGTTCATTCGCCGGGCGAGGGCGGCCGGCCGCTCTACGAGAAGCGCCGGAAGATCTTTCCCAAGCGGGCCGAGGGGCGTTTCCGCACTCTCAAATGGCTGATCATGCTGGTCACCCTCGGCGTCTACTACCTGACGCCCTGGATCCGCTGGGACCGTGGGCCGTTCGCGCCGGATCAGGCCGTGCTGATCGACCTTGCAGGCCGGCGCTTCTATTTCTTCTTCATCGAGATCTGGCCGCAGGAATTCTTCTTCGTCGCCGGCCTGCTCGTCATGGCGGGCTTCGGCCTGTTCCTGCTCACCTCCGCCGTCGGTCGGGCATGGTGCGGCTACACCTGTCCCCAGACGGTGTGGGTCGACCTGTTCCTGGCCGTCGAGCGTTTCGTCGAAGGCGATCGCAACGCCCGCATGAAGCTCGATGCGGCCCCCTGGACCTTCGACAAGATCACCAGGCGGGTGGTCAAGCATGCCGTCTGGATCGCAATTGCTGTTGCGACCGGCGGCGCCTGGATCTTCTATTTTGCCGATGCGCCATCGCTGGCCTTCGACTTCGTCACCGGTCAGGCCGCCTATGTCGCTTATTCCACCGTCGCCGTCCTGACCGCCACGACATACGTTTTGGGCGGTCTGATGCGCGAGCAGGTCTGCATCTACATGTGCCCCTGGCCTCGCATTCAAGGAGCCATGCTCGATGAGCATTCGCTGGTGGTCACCTATAACGACTGGCGCGGCGAACCCCGCAGCCGCCATGCCAAAAAGGCCGCCGCGGCCGGTCAGCCGGTCGGAGATTGTGTCGATTGCAATGCCTGCGTCGCCGTCTGTCCCATGGGCATCGACATCAGGGACGGCCAGCAGATGGCCTGTATCACGTGCGCGCTCTGTATCGACGCCTGTGACGCGGTCATGGGCAAGACGGGCAGGGAACGCGGATTGATCGCCTATGCGACGCTGGATGAATACGAGGCCAATATGGCGCTCGCCACCGCCGGTGGCACAATGCCGATCGATCCCGTCAGGGTGCGCAGGCCGGAAGGCGGATTTACCGATGGCGTGCGGCACTTCGACTGGAAGATCCTGCTTCGTCCCCGCACGCTGCTCTATATGGGCGTCTGGACGGCGGTCGGCATCGGCCTCGTCGCGGCGCTTCTCGGCCGCGACCGGCTGGAAATCAACGTCCTGCATGACCGCAATCCGCAATTTGTCATGGAGAGCGACGGCTCGATCCGCAACGGCTATACGATTCGCCTGCTCAACATGATCCCCGAGCCGCGCACCATCATGCTCTCCCTCGATGGCATGCCGGAAGCGACGATGAAGATCATCGGTATCAGCGATGTCCCCGGCCGGATCTTCGCGATCGAGGTCCAGCCGGACCGGGCGACCGCACTGAAGGTCTACGTCACTTTGCCGCCGGATGCAGCCAAAGGCGAGACGGCCTTCCGCTTCCTCGCCGAGGACCGCGCCAGCCACGAAAGCAATAGCTATTCCGCCAATTTCTTTGCCCCGGGAGACAATCGATGA
- a CDS encoding PIN domain-containing protein, with amino-acid sequence MSSAPIEPMTDRVYLDSNIVIYYVEGAASLHDKVDVLLNTYIRKGRNFHISEMTLGECLIGTGNKSHATPDAYLSVLEDRALISLAPITNAIIRRAAHLDADLNMKLVDAIHVATAEALSCRVLITNDRGIRAPVGIELRYLPAEA; translated from the coding sequence GTGAGTTCCGCGCCGATCGAACCTATGACTGACAGGGTCTATCTGGATAGCAATATCGTTATTTACTATGTCGAAGGAGCCGCATCGCTTCACGACAAGGTCGATGTCCTGTTGAACACTTACATCCGCAAGGGTCGGAACTTTCACATCAGCGAGATGACGCTCGGGGAGTGTCTTATCGGGACAGGAAATAAGTCCCACGCGACCCCGGACGCTTATTTGTCTGTTCTTGAGGATCGGGCACTCATTTCGTTGGCGCCGATTACAAATGCCATCATAAGGCGCGCGGCACATCTCGACGCCGATCTCAACATGAAACTCGTCGATGCGATCCATGTCGCGACTGCGGAAGCTCTGAGCTGCCGCGTCTTGATAACGAATGACCGGGGCATTCGCGCCCCGGTCGGTATAGAACTCCGCTATCTTCCGGCCGAAGCCTGA
- the ccoN gene encoding cytochrome-c oxidase, cbb3-type subunit I — protein sequence MNYPIETAALVAGTFLALLGAAFAHDALFSAHMWVLFVVLGLSSIIMLRRVTFAPAGATRPVPAKSEYFDEVIKYGTIATVFWGVVGFLVGVVIALQLAFPDLNIGPWFNFGRMRPLHTSAVIFAFGGNALLCTSFYVVQRTSRARLFGGNLAWFVFWGYQLFIVMAATGYLLGITQGKEYAEPEWYVDLWLTVVWVAYLVTFLGTILTRKEPHIYVANWFYLAFIVTIAMLHIVNNLAVPVSFLGVKSYSAFSGVQDALTEWWYGHNAVGFFLTAGFLGMMYYFVPKQAGRPVYSYRLSIIHFWALIFMYIWAGPHHLHYTALPDWAQTLGMVFSIMLWMPSWGGMINGLMTLSGAWDKIRTDPIIRMMVIAIAFYGMSTFEGPMMSIKTVNSLSHYTDWTIGHVHSGALGWVGMISFGAIYFLVPKLWHRNRLYSLAMVNWHFWLATLGIVVYAAVMWVAGVQQGLMWREYDNQGFLVYSFAETVAAMFPYYVLRALGGGMYLLGGLIMAFNITMTILGHERQERTPGAAPANLQPAE from the coding sequence ATGAATTACCCGATAGAAACTGCAGCGCTGGTTGCGGGGACTTTCCTCGCACTGCTCGGCGCAGCCTTCGCGCATGATGCGCTGTTTTCCGCCCATATGTGGGTACTGTTCGTCGTGCTCGGCCTGAGCAGCATCATCATGCTGCGCCGCGTGACCTTCGCACCCGCGGGTGCAACCCGTCCTGTTCCGGCAAAGTCGGAATATTTCGACGAAGTCATCAAATACGGCACGATCGCCACGGTCTTCTGGGGCGTCGTCGGCTTTCTCGTGGGCGTCGTCATCGCCCTCCAGCTCGCCTTTCCCGATCTCAATATCGGTCCGTGGTTCAATTTCGGCCGCATGCGGCCCCTGCACACCTCGGCGGTCATCTTCGCCTTCGGTGGCAACGCGCTTCTCTGTACCTCCTTCTATGTGGTCCAGCGCACCTCGCGAGCTCGCCTGTTCGGCGGCAATCTCGCCTGGTTCGTCTTCTGGGGCTACCAGCTGTTCATCGTCATGGCGGCCACCGGCTATCTGCTCGGGATAACCCAGGGCAAGGAATATGCGGAGCCGGAATGGTATGTCGACCTCTGGCTGACCGTTGTCTGGGTGGCTTACCTCGTCACCTTCCTCGGCACGATCCTCACCCGCAAGGAACCGCATATCTATGTGGCGAACTGGTTCTATCTGGCCTTCATCGTCACCATCGCCATGCTCCACATCGTCAACAACCTCGCCGTACCGGTGTCGTTCCTCGGCGTGAAGAGCTATTCGGCCTTCTCCGGCGTGCAGGATGCGCTGACTGAGTGGTGGTACGGCCATAACGCGGTCGGCTTCTTCCTGACGGCGGGCTTCCTCGGCATGATGTATTATTTCGTGCCCAAACAGGCCGGCCGACCTGTCTATTCCTACCGCCTGTCGATCATCCACTTCTGGGCCCTGATCTTCATGTATATCTGGGCCGGTCCCCACCACCTGCATTATACCGCGCTGCCAGATTGGGCGCAGACGCTCGGCATGGTCTTCTCGATCATGCTGTGGATGCCTTCCTGGGGCGGCATGATCAACGGCTTGATGACGCTGTCCGGTGCCTGGGACAAGATCCGCACCGACCCGATCATCCGCATGATGGTCATCGCCATCGCCTTCTACGGCATGTCGACCTTCGAAGGTCCGATGATGTCGATCAAGACCGTCAACTCGCTCAGCCACTATACCGACTGGACGATCGGTCATGTGCATTCCGGTGCACTCGGCTGGGTCGGCATGATCTCCTTCGGCGCGATCTACTTCCTCGTTCCGAAGCTCTGGCACCGCAACCGGCTCTACAGCCTTGCCATGGTCAACTGGCACTTCTGGCTCGCCACGCTCGGCATCGTCGTCTACGCCGCCGTCATGTGGGTTGCCGGCGTCCAGCAGGGCCTGATGTGGCGCGAATACGACAACCAGGGCTTCCTCGTCTATTCCTTCGCGGAAACCGTCGCGGCGATGTTCCCTTACTACGTCCTGCGCGCGCTCGGCGGCGGCATGTATCTCCTCGGCGGCCTGATCATGGCCTTCAACATCACCATGACCATTCTCGGCCATGAAAGGCAGGAGCGCACCCCCGGTGCCGCCCCCGCCAATCTGCAGCCGGCCGAATAA
- the ccoO gene encoding cytochrome-c oxidase, cbb3-type subunit II gives MSILAKHQFIERNATLLLVGSLLVVSIGGIVEIAPLFYLENTIEKVDGMRPYTPLELAGRNIYLREGCYVCHSQMIRPFRDEVERYGHYSLAAESMYDHPFQWGSKRTGPDLARVGDRYSNEWHVQHLSHPRDVVPESIMPSYAFLKETPLKINDVSMDLTANRDVGVPYTDEMIADANADLKAQADPAADATALLKRYPKAKVGDFDGNPKEVTEMDALIAYLQMLGTLVDFSTYDDTTGYR, from the coding sequence ATGTCTATTCTCGCCAAGCACCAGTTCATCGAACGCAACGCCACGCTTCTGCTCGTCGGATCGCTGCTCGTCGTCTCCATCGGCGGTATCGTCGAAATCGCGCCGCTCTTCTATCTCGAAAACACCATCGAGAAGGTCGATGGCATGCGGCCCTATACGCCGCTGGAACTCGCGGGCCGCAACATCTACCTGCGTGAGGGCTGTTACGTCTGTCATAGCCAGATGATCCGGCCGTTCCGCGACGAGGTGGAGCGCTACGGCCATTACAGCCTCGCGGCGGAATCGATGTACGACCATCCCTTCCAGTGGGGATCGAAGCGTACCGGGCCGGATCTTGCCCGCGTCGGCGACCGCTATTCCAACGAATGGCACGTCCAGCATCTGAGCCATCCGCGCGACGTCGTGCCGGAATCGATCATGCCGAGCTACGCCTTCCTCAAGGAGACGCCGCTCAAGATCAACGACGTCTCGATGGACCTGACGGCCAACCGGGATGTCGGCGTCCCCTATACCGACGAGATGATCGCCGATGCCAATGCCGACCTGAAGGCGCAGGCAGACCCGGCGGCCGACGCGACGGCGCTGCTCAAACGCTATCCGAAGGCCAAAGTCGGCGATTTCGACGGCAATCCGAAGGAGGTGACTGAGATGGACGCTCTGATTGCCTATCTCCAGATGCTCGGCACGCTGGTCGACTTCTCCACCTACGACGACACAACCGGTTATCGCTGA
- a CDS encoding SRPBCC family protein translates to MTTMPARIIHATIDRPWREVHAFASRPENMRLWAAGLAAGLTRDGEDWIGDGGPIGEIRVRFAPANDLGVIDHTVTLENGARFKNALRVAPNGDGAEVMFLLLRHPGVEDEAFETDAAAIARDLATLKALMEGHSGE, encoded by the coding sequence ATGACGACGATGCCTGCCCGGATCATCCATGCCACGATCGACAGGCCGTGGCGCGAGGTGCATGCCTTTGCCAGCCGGCCGGAAAACATGCGGCTATGGGCCGCCGGCCTTGCCGCCGGGCTGACACGGGATGGCGAGGACTGGATCGGCGATGGCGGGCCGATCGGCGAGATCAGGGTGCGTTTTGCGCCCGCCAACGATCTCGGCGTCATCGACCACACGGTGACACTGGAGAATGGTGCCCGCTTCAAGAACGCGCTCAGGGTCGCGCCGAACGGCGATGGGGCGGAAGTCATGTTCCTGCTGCTCAGGCATCCGGGCGTGGAGGACGAAGCATTCGAAACGGATGCGGCGGCGATTGCCAGGGATCTTGCGACGCTGAAAGCACTGATGGAGGGCCATTCTGGCGAATAG
- a CDS encoding PAS domain-containing protein: protein MKALIDLFWSKYSDLRQAVEREDDEAVSRLDREIDPLVKAILGSQGRDQAAIGTQFRFALDLLNEEADDGGCVRRNGHLLQMLVERYLNTEQSLPAKPVAADEPGQPVDVAQAIADGYLDDALLNKLTERVVVVAPGYRIFYSNETNARRMDMPRDTIIGRHFAEFVGLHHFRQDLQPCLDRCFAGESLVLTYAEKMDGRTVVIHCRMSPISRSGTLIGALVVMQETEDRRRRPAG from the coding sequence TTGAAAGCATTGATTGATCTGTTCTGGTCGAAATATTCGGACCTGAGGCAGGCCGTTGAGAGGGAAGATGACGAGGCTGTATCCCGGCTGGACCGGGAGATAGATCCGCTCGTCAAGGCGATCCTGGGCAGCCAGGGGCGGGATCAGGCTGCCATCGGCACGCAGTTCCGCTTTGCGCTCGACCTCCTGAACGAGGAGGCCGATGACGGCGGCTGTGTACGGCGCAATGGCCATCTCCTGCAGATGCTCGTGGAGCGCTACCTCAATACCGAACAGTCGTTGCCCGCCAAGCCTGTAGCCGCCGACGAGCCCGGCCAGCCGGTCGACGTCGCCCAGGCGATCGCCGACGGCTATCTCGATGATGCTCTGTTGAACAAGCTCACTGAACGCGTCGTCGTGGTCGCGCCCGGATATCGCATCTTCTACAGCAACGAGACGAATGCGCGGCGCATGGACATGCCGCGGGACACCATCATCGGCCGGCATTTTGCCGAATTCGTCGGGCTTCATCATTTCCGTCAGGACCTGCAACCCTGCCTTGACCGCTGCTTCGCGGGCGAAAGCCTCGTCCTCACCTATGCCGAAAAGATGGACGGCCGCACCGTCGTCATCCATTGCCGGATGTCGCCGATCAGCCGTTCTGGCACCTTGATCGGTGCTCTGGTGGTGATGCAGGAAACCGAGGATCGCAGGCGCAGGCCCGCCGGCTGA
- a CDS encoding cbb3-type cytochrome c oxidase subunit 3, giving the protein MEIYTAMRHFADSWGLLAMTLFFLGALFFTLRPGSKKAADQAAQIPLKDD; this is encoded by the coding sequence ATGGAAATCTACACGGCAATGCGCCACTTCGCCGATAGCTGGGGCCTTCTCGCGATGACCCTGTTCTTTCTCGGCGCCCTGTTCTTCACGCTTCGGCCCGGCAGCAAGAAGGCCGCCGACCAAGCAGCTCAAATTCCGTTGAAGGATGACTGA
- a CDS encoding FixH family protein — MNTATEKNFVFTGWHMAGVMVLFFGTVITVNFYMAYNAVSSWSGLVVDDTYVASQQFNGKVAQAKALAATGINGKLTLSLDSIRYEVLGADGKPVNADHLVLNFKRPVGEHQDFSVDLSPQGEGVFTVAHQVLPGHWIVEAIAERDGKRILHHAERYSLHGAPLK, encoded by the coding sequence ATGAACACCGCGACGGAAAAGAACTTCGTCTTTACCGGCTGGCACATGGCGGGCGTGATGGTGCTGTTCTTCGGCACCGTCATCACCGTGAATTTCTACATGGCCTACAATGCCGTATCGAGCTGGAGCGGCCTCGTCGTCGACGATACCTATGTCGCCAGTCAGCAGTTCAACGGCAAGGTCGCTCAAGCCAAGGCACTGGCTGCGACCGGCATCAACGGCAAGCTGACCCTGTCGCTCGACAGCATACGTTATGAGGTGCTGGGCGCCGACGGCAAGCCGGTAAACGCCGATCATCTGGTGCTGAACTTCAAGCGGCCGGTAGGCGAACATCAGGATTTCTCGGTCGACCTGTCGCCGCAGGGCGAGGGTGTCTTCACCGTCGCGCACCAGGTCCTTCCCGGCCACTGGATCGTCGAGGCCATCGCCGAGCGCGATGGCAAGCGCATCCTGCATCACGCCGAGCGCTATTCGCTGCACGGAGCACCTCTGAAATGA
- the ccoP gene encoding cytochrome-c oxidase, cbb3-type subunit III, whose protein sequence is MADKHIDELSGVETTGHEWDGIRELNNPLPRWWLWTFYACIIWALGYTVLYPAWPLLHGATPGLLGYSTRGEYAAEVNVAKAAQAGMLDRIAAATPDEIIADPELNQFAMAGGAAAFRVNCTPCHGTGAAGGQGYPNLNDDDWLWGGSVDDIYQTVQHGIRDTVDPETRVSEMPTFGDILKPEEIRQVVSYVVSLTGKPRDPSLVEAGKQVFADNCASCHGEQAEGNRDMGAPRLSDAIWLKVHGEDQIAAQIKAPKHGVMPAWEARLGDVTVKQLAVYIHSLGGGE, encoded by the coding sequence ATGGCTGACAAACATATCGATGAGCTGAGCGGCGTCGAGACCACCGGCCATGAATGGGACGGCATCCGCGAACTGAACAATCCGCTGCCACGCTGGTGGCTGTGGACCTTCTATGCCTGCATTATCTGGGCCTTGGGGTATACTGTCCTCTATCCCGCATGGCCTCTTCTGCATGGGGCGACACCGGGCTTGCTCGGCTATTCGACCCGTGGCGAATACGCAGCCGAAGTCAATGTGGCCAAGGCCGCCCAGGCAGGCATGCTCGACAGGATCGCGGCGGCAACGCCCGACGAGATCATCGCCGATCCGGAGCTCAACCAGTTCGCCATGGCGGGCGGTGCGGCCGCCTTCCGCGTCAACTGCACGCCCTGTCATGGCACGGGTGCCGCCGGCGGGCAGGGCTATCCGAACCTCAATGACGACGATTGGCTGTGGGGCGGCAGTGTCGACGACATCTACCAGACGGTGCAGCACGGCATCCGCGATACGGTCGATCCGGAAACCCGCGTGTCGGAAATGCCGACATTCGGCGACATCCTCAAACCGGAGGAGATCCGCCAGGTGGTAAGCTATGTCGTCAGCCTCACCGGCAAGCCGCGCGATCCGTCGCTGGTCGAGGCCGGAAAGCAGGTCTTTGCCGATAACTGTGCGTCCTGCCACGGTGAACAGGCGGAAGGCAATCGCGACATGGGGGCCCCCCGACTATCGGATGCCATCTGGCTGAAGGTCCATGGCGAGGATCAGATTGCGGCCCAGATAAAAGCCCCCAAGCACGGCGTCATGCCGGCCTGGGAGGCGCGTCTGGGCGACGTCACGGTGAAGCAGCTGGCCGTCTATATCCATTCCCTGGGAGGCGGGGAATAG
- a CDS encoding hemerythrin domain-containing protein: MDLKNARLVDLPDLQAGQAAMIVRILKVQDEKLALCNELEQIADSLPASVDRQKCIYAAQALCPLIRRAHRDEETLLFPQLARLQPGIGPLSATLDRLKYEHFEDECYAEELTEALFRLGADEPVNDEAIGYMLRGFFEGLRRHIAFEKAHLLEDPQIFNAAATDW, translated from the coding sequence ATGGATTTGAAAAATGCGCGTCTCGTCGACCTGCCGGACCTCCAGGCGGGCCAGGCAGCCATGATCGTGCGGATCCTCAAGGTCCAGGATGAGAAGCTGGCGCTCTGCAACGAGCTGGAACAGATTGCGGATTCACTGCCCGCAAGCGTCGACCGCCAGAAATGCATCTATGCGGCGCAGGCGCTCTGTCCGCTCATCCGACGGGCCCATCGCGATGAGGAAACCCTGCTTTTTCCACAACTGGCCCGATTGCAGCCGGGGATCGGCCCGCTTTCAGCAACGCTCGACCGTTTGAAATACGAGCATTTCGAAGACGAGTGCTATGCGGAAGAACTGACGGAAGCACTTTTCCGGCTGGGTGCCGACGAACCGGTCAATGACGAGGCGATCGGCTATATGCTGCGTGGCTTTTTCGAGGGATTGCGCCGGCACATCGCCTTCGAGAAGGCGCATCTGCTCGAGGATCCGCAGATCTTCAACGCGGCAGCCACCGACTGGTGA